In Arachis hypogaea cultivar Tifrunner chromosome 17, arahy.Tifrunner.gnm2.J5K5, whole genome shotgun sequence, a single window of DNA contains:
- the LOC112764988 gene encoding uncharacterized protein — MDSFNEGHQSSSFMYNPNLNMANHAADDDNEEEDEAGEFSGVLEIFVHHARNIHNICIYDNQDVYAKFSFTYNPDETLSTRIINGGGKNPTFNENLRMKISNIDDAVLKCEIWMFSRARNHLEDQLLGFSLVPISQVLIGKGKGKVTQDYSLSSTDLFHSPAGTVQLTLSLDTNNSNFDLISSESAKTSSISSEVVLLDRKVTEVMVDPVEYSRIVFPDIGVAKENQEMATEYFNSCSSRGLLLPFLRLGATNDCEMNPVSPNESIHQNSGFLSSTTTSLSDDRDRNSSVDSIQKKNNSCNVSISVIEGSVSNSPDTPTSKKEGESMDEKESEKSDDSEKKVGKFGQVFSAPLGNMNMNMNLEAEQSAMQKQIVDMYMRSMQQFTESLARMKLPMEIDKSERKDQDCGDVIQNHESSNNNNIISEIDDVSNNSKKKKDGSRVFYGSRAFF, encoded by the coding sequence ATGGATTCATTCAATGAAGGTCATCAAAGTAGCAGCTTCATGTACAATCCGAATTTGAACATGGCGAATCATGCGGCCGACGATGATAACGAAGAAGAAGATGAGGCTGGTGAGTTCTCTGGGGTTTTAGAGATCTTTGTTCACCATGCAAGAAACATTCACAACATATGCATCTATGATAACCAAGATGTGTATGCAAAATTCTCTTTCACATACAACCCTGATGAGACTTTATCCACAAGAATCATCAATGGAGGTGGAAAGAATCCAACATTCAATGAGAATCTAAGGATGAAGATCTCCAATATTGATGATGCAGTTCTAAAGTGTGAGATTTGGATGTTTAGTAGAGCAAGGAATCACTTGGAGGATCAGCTTCTTGGATTCTCTTTGGTTCCAATTTCTCAAGTTCTTAttggaaaaggaaaaggaaaagtgaCTCAAGATTATAGCCTCTCTTCCACTGATCTTTTCCATTCACCAGCTGGAACAGTTCAATTGACACTCTCCTTAGACACAAACAATTCTAATTTTGATTTGATATCATCCGAATCTGCCAAAACCTCTTCAATTTCTTCAGAAGTGGTGTTGCTTGACAGAAAAGTAACAGAGGTTATGGTTGATCCGGTTGAGTATTCGAGGATTGTGTTTCCTGATATTGGCGTGGCGAAGGAGAATCAAGAAATGGCAACTGAGTACTTCAATTCTTGCTCTTCTAGAGGGCTGCTACTGCCATTCCTTCGCCTCGGCGCAACCAATGACTGTGAAATGAATCCTGTTTCTCCAAATGagagtattcatcagaactcaGGTTTCTTAAGCTCCACAACTACAAGCCTAAGTGATGATAGAGATAGAAACTCGTCCGTAGATTCGATTCAGAAAAAGAATAATTCTTGCAATGTTTCAATCAGTGTTATAGAAGGCAGTGTTAGTAACTCTCCAGATACACCAACTTccaagaaagaaggtgaatccatgGACGAAAAAGAAAGCGAAAAGAGTGATGATAGTGAGAAGAAAGTTGGGAAATTTGGTCAAGTTTTTTCAGCTCCATTAGGGAACATGAACATGAATATGAATTTGGAAGCTGAACAATCTGCAATGCAGAAACAAATAGTGGATATGTATATGAGAAGCATGCAACAATTCACAGAATCCTTAGCAAGAATGAAGCTACCTATGGAAATTGACAAATCTGAAAGAAAAGATCAAGATTGTGGTGATGTGATTCAGAATCATGAAAGCAGCAATAACAACAACATCATATCAGAAATTGATGATGTTAGTAATAATAGTAAGAAGAAAAAAGATGGATCAAGAGTGTTTTATGGTAGCAGGGCATTCTTCTAA
- the LOC112764992 gene encoding uncharacterized protein yields MNMANHAADDDNEEEDEAGEFSGVLEIFVHHARNIHNICIYDNQDVYAKFSFTYNPDETLSTRIINGGGKNPTFNENLRMKISNVDDAVLKCEIWMFSRARNHLEDQLLGFSLVPISQVLIGKGKGKVTQDYSLSSTDLFHSPAGTVQLTLSLDTNNFNFDLISSKSAKTSSISSEVVLLDRKVTEVMVDPVEYSRIVFPDIGVAKENQEMATEYFNSCSSRGLLLPFLRLGATNDCEMNPVSPNESIHQNSGFLSSTTTSLSDDRDRNSSVDSIQKKNNSCNVSISVIEGSVSNSPDTPTSKKEGESMDEKESKGEYSRPGLSWYDFSISIALLPAQPPLDAADALPLQPYQQPPASMPS; encoded by the coding sequence ACATGGCGAATCATGCGGCCGACGATGATAACGAAGAAGAAGATGAGGCTGGTGAGTTCTCTGGGGTTTTAGAGATCTTTGTTCACCATGCAAGAAACATTCACAACATATGCATCTATGATAACCAAGATGTGTATGCAAAATTCTCTTTCACATACAACCCTGATGAGACTTTATCCACAAGAATCATCAATGGAGGTGGAAAGAATCCAACATTCAATGAGAATCTAAGGATGAAGATCTCCAATGTTGATGATGCAGTTCTAAAGTGTGAGATTTGGATGTTTAGTAGAGCAAGGAATCACTTGGAGGATCAGCTTCTTGGATTCTCTTTGGTTCCAATTTCTCAAGTTCTTAttggaaaaggaaaaggaaaagtgaCTCAAGATTATAGCCTCTCTTCCACTGATCTTTTCCATTCACCAGCTGGAACAGTTCAATTGACACTCTCCTTAGACacaaacaattttaattttgatttgataTCATCCAAATCTGCGAAAACCTCTTCAATTTCTTCAGAAGTGGTGTTGCTTGACAGAAAAGTAACAGAGGTTATGGTTGATCCGGTTGAGTATTCGAGGATTGTGTTTCCTGATATTGGCGTGGCGAAGGAGAATCAAGAAATGGCAACTGAGTACTTCAATTCTTGCTCTTCTAGAGGGCTGCTACTGCCATTCCTTCGCCTCGGTGCAACCAATGACTGTGAAATGAATCCTGTTTCTCCAAATGagagtattcatcagaactcaGGTTTCTTAAGCTCCACAACTACAAGCCTAAGTGATGATAGAGATAGAAACTCGTCCGTAGATTCGATTCAGAAAAAGAATAATTCTTGCAATGTTTCAATCAGTGTTATAGAAGGCAGTGTTAGTAACTCTCCAGATACACCAACTTCCAAGAAAGAAGGCGAATCCATGGACGAAAAAGAAAGCAAAGGAGAGTACTCAAGGCCTGGCTTGAGTTGGTATGACTTCAGCATAAGTATTGCATTACTTCCTGCCCAACCTCCCCTAGATGCTGCTGATGCTTTGCCGCTGCAGCCTTATCAGCAGCCTCCCGCTTCAATGCCCTCTTAG